A window from Thermodesulfobacteriota bacterium encodes these proteins:
- the thiC gene encoding phosphomethylpyrimidine synthase ThiC: MGISTKREKIPDQGLISRDPFPKSRKVYVKGKLHDIRVAMREIELEDSYPMPGAAKRQYKGNASITVYDTSGPYTDPAADIDVRRGLLPLREEWILGRGDVEALPDFSSRFARVSAGGAKILGIKFNNTRKPLRAKAGANVTQMHYARKGVITPEMEYIAVRENQRIDEQRGTLGELAKFHAGESFGAAMPSTPITPEYVRKEVALGRAIIPSNINHPESEPMIIGRNFLVKINANIGNSAVTSSIEEEVEKAVWACRWGADTIMDLSTGKNIHETREWVIRNSPVPVGTVPIYQALEKVEGKAEDLTWEIFRDTLIEQAEQGVDYFTIHAGVLLGYIPLTAGRVTGIVSRGGSIMAKWCLAHHKESFLYTNFEEICEIMKAYDIAFSLGDGLRPGSIADANDEAQFAELKTIGELTDIAWKHDVQVMIEGPGHIPMHMIKENVDKQLEYCREAPFYTLGPLTTDIAPGYDHITSAIGAAMIGWYGTAMLCYVTPKEHLGLPNKTDVKEGVIAYKIAAHAADLAKGHPAAQIRDNALSKARFEFRWNDQFNLSLDPDTAREFHDETLPAEGAKVAHFCSMCGPKFCSMKITQEVRDYAEKHGFSEKEAVEKGMAEKSKEFGDSGGKIYVPVDE, encoded by the coding sequence ATGGGAATATCCACCAAGAGGGAAAAAATACCGGATCAGGGGCTCATATCGCGCGACCCGTTTCCGAAGTCGAGGAAGGTTTACGTAAAGGGCAAGCTCCACGATATTCGTGTGGCGATGCGCGAGATCGAGCTCGAGGACTCTTACCCCATGCCTGGCGCCGCGAAGCGCCAGTATAAAGGCAATGCTTCCATAACTGTTTACGACACTAGCGGCCCTTACACCGACCCCGCTGCGGATATAGACGTCCGGAGAGGGCTCCTCCCGCTGAGAGAGGAGTGGATACTCGGGCGCGGGGATGTCGAAGCGCTCCCCGATTTTTCCTCGAGGTTCGCGAGAGTTTCCGCGGGCGGGGCGAAGATACTGGGCATCAAATTCAATAACACGAGGAAACCGCTCCGGGCAAAGGCGGGCGCTAACGTGACGCAAATGCACTACGCGAGGAAGGGCGTTATCACCCCCGAGATGGAGTATATAGCGGTAAGGGAGAACCAGAGGATAGACGAGCAGCGGGGGACGCTTGGAGAGCTCGCGAAATTCCACGCCGGCGAGAGCTTCGGGGCCGCTATGCCGTCTACACCGATCACTCCTGAATACGTGCGGAAAGAGGTCGCCCTCGGAAGGGCTATAATACCCTCAAACATCAACCACCCCGAGTCCGAGCCCATGATAATAGGCAGGAATTTCCTCGTCAAAATCAATGCGAATATCGGTAATTCCGCCGTGACGTCGAGCATAGAGGAAGAAGTCGAGAAGGCCGTCTGGGCGTGCAGGTGGGGCGCCGATACCATCATGGACCTATCGACCGGCAAGAACATACACGAAACGAGGGAGTGGGTGATCCGGAACTCTCCCGTTCCCGTAGGCACGGTCCCCATTTACCAGGCCCTCGAAAAGGTAGAGGGCAAGGCAGAGGACCTCACCTGGGAAATATTCAGGGACACGCTGATCGAGCAGGCCGAGCAGGGGGTCGATTACTTTACGATCCACGCTGGCGTGCTGCTCGGTTACATACCGCTCACGGCGGGCAGGGTGACGGGAATAGTTTCGAGAGGCGGCTCTATCATGGCAAAGTGGTGCCTCGCTCATCACAAGGAAAGCTTCCTCTACACGAACTTTGAAGAGATATGCGAGATCATGAAGGCCTACGACATAGCTTTCTCCCTCGGGGACGGGCTCAGGCCCGGCTCCATCGCCGACGCCAACGACGAAGCCCAGTTCGCGGAATTAAAGACTATAGGCGAGCTCACGGATATCGCGTGGAAGCACGACGTCCAGGTGATGATCGAAGGCCCGGGACACATCCCCATGCACATGATAAAGGAGAACGTGGACAAGCAGCTCGAGTATTGCCGTGAGGCCCCATTCTACACGCTCGGGCCGCTCACCACGGACATAGCGCCCGGATACGACCATATTACCTCCGCCATAGGGGCTGCGATGATAGGGTGGTACGGCACGGCCATGCTCTGCTACGTCACTCCGAAAGAGCACCTCGGGCTTCCCAACAAAACGGACGTTAAAGAGGGCGTAATCGCTTACAAGATCGCCGCTCATGCGGCAGACCTTGCGAAGGGGCATCCTGCGGCCCAGATAAGGGACAACGCACTCAGCAAGGCGAGGTTCGAGTTCAGGTGGAATGACCAGTTCAACCTCTCTCTCGACCCTGATACCGCCCGCGAATTCCATGACGAGACGCTCCCTGCCGAAGGGGCAAAGGTGGCTCACTTCTGCTCTATGTGCGGACCCAAATTCTGCTCCATGAAGATAACCCAGGAAGTAAGGGATTATGCCGAGAAGCACGGCTTCTCGGAGAAGGAGGCCGTGGAGAAGGGCATGGCTGAGAAATCGAAGGAATTCGGCGATTCAGGGGGCAAGATCTATGTCCCCGTCGATGAATGA
- a CDS encoding PQQ-dependent sugar dehydrogenase, with protein sequence MSAYLKFLIISVLAILPAYASPGAELTTVKVAGGFSQPLYLTTPAGDSSRLFIVEQGTATIKIIKNGAVLATPFLNIDPKVGSGGERGLLGLAFHPNYASNGYFYVNYTDNSGNTVIARYKVSANPDVADPGSELIMMTVAQPFSNHNGGMLAFSPNDDHLYIGLGDGGDSFDPGNRAQDGTTELGKMLRIDVGNGTTFSAAANNPFSGIPNFLDTIWAVGFRNPWRYSFDRLNGDLYIGDVGQGSREEISFQPGNSLGGENYGWRCMEGKECTGLSGCTCNSPELTIPLHDYTHSGGNCSVTGGYVYRGAAIPELDGTYFFGDFCTGKIWSFVRSGNTVTQFTDRTAELKPITGETINNISSFGEDDKGEIYIVDRDGEIFKIVDKSSLPQPTPVPTPVPTPVAPPAPTPPPSANPTLSTLNPGTAGVRNTLTVTGAQRGSRVTFYYSTSTGRTRITSGVCSGKSLDLRRPSSLGTATADSTGKATINVSLSRSLGGRTLYLQSRVESSGNCKISNRVKQSIKRSSGGSTGGGSSPFFPFFR encoded by the coding sequence ATGAGCGCGTATCTGAAATTCCTTATCATCTCCGTACTGGCGATATTACCCGCTTATGCCTCACCGGGTGCGGAGCTCACCACGGTCAAAGTAGCGGGGGGCTTCTCGCAGCCCCTTTACCTGACAACCCCTGCCGGGGATTCGAGCCGTCTCTTCATAGTCGAGCAGGGAACGGCCACGATCAAGATAATCAAGAACGGCGCAGTACTCGCCACCCCCTTTTTAAATATTGATCCCAAAGTGGGGAGCGGCGGTGAAAGGGGCCTGCTCGGACTCGCCTTTCACCCGAACTACGCGAGTAACGGTTATTTCTACGTCAACTACACGGACAATTCCGGAAACACGGTCATCGCCCGATACAAGGTCTCGGCCAACCCGGACGTGGCGGACCCCGGCAGCGAGCTGATCATGATGACGGTCGCGCAGCCCTTCTCGAACCACAACGGAGGAATGCTCGCGTTCAGCCCGAACGACGATCACCTCTACATCGGCCTCGGAGACGGCGGGGATTCTTTCGACCCCGGCAACAGGGCGCAGGACGGGACGACCGAGCTCGGGAAGATGCTCCGGATCGATGTCGGAAACGGGACTACGTTCTCGGCCGCGGCGAACAACCCTTTCAGCGGCATACCCAATTTCCTCGACACTATATGGGCCGTGGGTTTCAGGAACCCCTGGAGGTACAGCTTCGACCGGTTAAACGGCGACCTGTATATAGGGGACGTCGGACAGGGGTCGAGGGAGGAGATAAGCTTCCAGCCGGGGAACAGCCTGGGCGGTGAGAATTACGGCTGGCGCTGCATGGAAGGCAAGGAGTGCACGGGACTCTCGGGATGCACCTGTAACTCGCCTGAGCTCACAATTCCACTCCACGATTACACGCATTCAGGAGGAAACTGCTCCGTGACCGGAGGCTATGTGTACAGGGGAGCCGCGATACCGGAGCTCGACGGAACCTATTTCTTCGGCGATTTCTGCACCGGCAAGATATGGTCGTTCGTCAGGAGCGGGAACACAGTCACGCAGTTCACGGACCGTACTGCAGAGCTCAAGCCGATCACCGGGGAAACCATCAACAACATCTCGTCTTTCGGCGAGGACGATAAAGGGGAGATTTATATAGTCGACAGGGACGGGGAGATATTCAAGATCGTGGACAAGAGCTCGCTGCCCCAGCCCACGCCTGTCCCGACACCAGTACCGACTCCAGTTGCGCCCCCCGCACCCACTCCTCCCCCATCGGCGAACCCGACCCTTTCCACTTTGAATCCCGGCACCGCCGGCGTCAGAAACACATTGACCGTGACCGGCGCACAGCGGGGATCTCGCGTGACCTTCTACTATTCGACGTCCACCGGCAGGACAAGGATCACATCGGGTGTCTGCAGCGGGAAATCGCTCGACCTCAGACGGCCGTCATCACTCGGCACGGCTACAGCCGATTCGACAGGGAAAGCCACTATCAACGTCAGCTTGTCGAGAAGCCTCGGAGGAAGGACGCTTTACCTGCAGTCCAGGGTGGAGAGCTCAGGGAACTGCAAGATTTCAAACCGTGTAAAACAGTCGATAAAACGAAGCTCGGGAGGCTCGACCGGAGGCGGTTCCAGTCCTTTTTTCCCTTTTTTCAGGTGA
- a CDS encoding YhdH/YhfP family quinone oxidoreductase, with protein sequence MGVRKFKALVVEETGKDKFQRSIKERSTDELPTGDVLVRVHYSSLNYKDALSATGNRGVTKNYPHTPGIDAGGVVVESGSGDFKPGEEVLVTGYDLGANTPGGYGEYIRVPAGWAVKLPSGLSLRESMIYGTAGFTAALSVYKLEEYGVAPGTGEVLVTGATGGVGSIASGILAKAGYDVVASTGKTDLKQMLLDLGVKEVISREDARDMSGRPLLKARWAGAVDTVGGDTLATAIKSAKQHGVVTCCGNVASADLPINVYPFILRGVALVGIDSAYCPMDIRKKVWAKIAGEWKIGKLDTITTEITLADLDKYIELILRGGQAGRVVVGLAG encoded by the coding sequence ATGGGCGTGAGGAAGTTCAAAGCGCTTGTAGTCGAAGAAACCGGGAAGGATAAATTCCAGAGGTCGATCAAGGAGAGGTCTACGGATGAGCTGCCGACGGGAGATGTGCTCGTCCGCGTTCACTACTCTTCGCTCAACTATAAAGACGCACTCTCAGCGACCGGCAACAGGGGCGTAACGAAAAATTACCCCCATACGCCCGGCATAGACGCCGGAGGCGTCGTTGTGGAGAGCGGCTCGGGTGACTTCAAACCGGGGGAAGAGGTCCTGGTCACGGGCTACGACCTCGGAGCAAACACTCCGGGCGGCTACGGGGAGTACATACGCGTGCCCGCGGGCTGGGCGGTTAAGCTCCCGAGCGGGCTTTCGCTCAGGGAGAGCATGATTTACGGTACGGCGGGGTTTACCGCGGCTCTCTCCGTTTATAAGCTAGAGGAGTACGGAGTGGCCCCCGGAACGGGGGAAGTCCTCGTTACGGGAGCAACAGGAGGCGTCGGAAGCATAGCGTCGGGTATCCTCGCGAAGGCTGGTTACGACGTGGTCGCTTCAACCGGGAAGACGGACCTGAAGCAAATGCTTCTCGATCTCGGCGTAAAAGAGGTGATAAGCAGGGAGGATGCGAGGGATATGTCCGGACGCCCCCTTCTCAAGGCGAGGTGGGCGGGGGCGGTGGATACGGTCGGCGGAGATACCCTCGCTACCGCGATAAAATCCGCGAAGCAGCACGGAGTAGTCACGTGCTGCGGCAACGTGGCCTCTGCTGACCTGCCCATAAACGTTTATCCGTTCATATTGAGAGGTGTTGCTCTCGTAGGCATAGATTCCGCGTACTGCCCGATGGACATTAGAAAAAAAGTCTGGGCCAAGATAGCCGGCGAATGGAAGATCGGGAAGCTCGATACCATTACGACTGAAATTACGCTCGCCGATCTCGATAAATATATCGAGCTTATACTGAGGGGCGGGCAGGCGGGGAGGGTCGTCGTCGGTCTGGCCGGTTAG
- a CDS encoding ammonium transporter, with amino-acid sequence MRKIILRNSSLLLPVIVFLLCLSDPGLSLAQEGPAIDTGDTAWMLTSSLLVLMMTIPGLFLFYGGLVRSKNALGTFMHSFFITALVSIQWVVIGYTLAFGPDISHFIGGLDFLGLKGVGAAPSDVWATTIPHNLFMVYQLTFAVITVALITGSFAERAKFSTFIVFVLLWTTIIYDPLAHWVWGGGWIGAMGALDFAGGTVVHISSGAAALAAAIMFGKRIGYGREPMAPHFLPYSVIGASLLWVGWFGFNAGSAVAANGLASTAFVTTNTATAAAVLGWVFVEWIVRGKPTVLGAASGAVAGLVAITPAAGFVTPMAAILIGLGGGIFCFFAVNLKPKFGYDDSLDVVGVHGVGGTWGALATGLFATTAVNSAGRDGLFYGNPEQLWIQLIGVVATWVFSFVGTMIILAVLKAVMGLRVSSEKEAGGLDLGEHGEEAYSGFQMAHGYGIPEHGARLTDEE; translated from the coding sequence ATGAGAAAGATTATTCTTAGGAATTCGTCTTTGCTTCTCCCTGTTATCGTGTTTTTGTTGTGTTTGTCGGACCCGGGTTTATCACTGGCTCAGGAAGGGCCTGCGATCGACACCGGCGATACGGCCTGGATGCTTACATCCTCGCTGCTGGTATTGATGATGACGATTCCCGGGCTGTTTCTGTTCTACGGCGGCTTGGTGCGATCCAAGAACGCCCTCGGGACATTCATGCACAGCTTCTTCATCACCGCGCTTGTGTCCATACAGTGGGTGGTCATCGGATATACGCTGGCGTTCGGTCCCGATATATCGCATTTTATCGGCGGGCTCGATTTCCTGGGGTTGAAGGGTGTTGGGGCCGCGCCGTCAGACGTGTGGGCCACGACCATCCCGCATAACCTTTTCATGGTTTATCAGCTTACATTTGCCGTTATAACAGTTGCTCTTATCACGGGCTCCTTCGCCGAGCGCGCGAAATTCAGCACGTTTATCGTCTTCGTCCTCCTGTGGACGACTATCATATACGACCCGCTCGCCCACTGGGTTTGGGGGGGCGGCTGGATAGGGGCCATGGGCGCTCTCGATTTCGCGGGCGGAACCGTAGTGCATATCAGCTCGGGTGCTGCGGCCCTTGCGGCGGCCATAATGTTCGGAAAGAGGATCGGATACGGACGGGAGCCTATGGCGCCTCATTTCCTGCCGTACAGCGTGATCGGCGCCTCCCTTCTCTGGGTAGGCTGGTTCGGGTTCAACGCCGGAAGCGCCGTCGCTGCAAACGGTCTCGCCAGCACGGCGTTTGTTACGACCAATACTGCGACCGCGGCAGCGGTACTCGGCTGGGTGTTCGTCGAATGGATAGTCAGGGGCAAGCCCACAGTGCTCGGCGCTGCCTCAGGAGCGGTTGCGGGACTCGTAGCTATAACGCCTGCCGCCGGATTCGTGACACCGATGGCTGCGATACTAATCGGGCTAGGCGGCGGTATCTTCTGCTTCTTTGCGGTTAACCTGAAGCCGAAGTTCGGTTACGACGATTCCCTCGACGTAGTCGGCGTGCACGGCGTAGGCGGGACCTGGGGTGCATTGGCGACCGGACTCTTCGCCACTACAGCCGTTAATTCCGCCGGGCGCGACGGCCTTTTTTACGGCAACCCGGAGCAATTGTGGATACAGCTTATCGGCGTCGTAGCCACATGGGTGTTCTCGTTCGTGGGGACTATGATTATTCTGGCTGTGCTCAAGGCTGTAATGGGACTGAGAGTGTCGTCCGAGAAGGAAGCCGGGGGGCTCGACCTCGGCGAGCACGGAGAGGAAGCCTATTCCGGATTTCAAATGGCTCACGGGTATGGCATCCCCGAGCACGGTGCAAGGCTCACTGACGAGGAATAA
- the arfB gene encoding alternative ribosome rescue aminoacyl-tRNA hydrolase ArfB, whose product MMRITPSVYLDESEISFGFVRSSGPGGQNVNKVSTAVELRFDAANSRSLPEEVRERLIKIAGRKVTREGILIIEARRFRTQDKNRTDAVERLAGLIRKAAAEPRKRRKTRPTLQSREERMKRKKLRGQVKKLRKPVISVAD is encoded by the coding sequence ATGATGCGGATCACGCCAAGCGTATACCTTGACGAGAGTGAAATTTCGTTCGGTTTCGTCCGCTCTTCGGGCCCCGGCGGGCAGAACGTGAACAAGGTCTCGACGGCGGTCGAGCTCAGGTTCGATGCGGCCAATTCCCGGAGCCTCCCCGAGGAGGTCAGGGAGCGGCTGATAAAGATAGCGGGCAGAAAAGTAACGAGAGAGGGTATTCTCATAATCGAAGCGCGGAGGTTCAGGACGCAGGATAAAAACCGCACAGATGCGGTTGAGCGTCTTGCCGGCCTGATACGGAAAGCCGCAGCCGAGCCGAGAAAGAGGCGCAAGACAAGACCCACACTTCAATCCAGGGAAGAGAGAATGAAACGAAAAAAGCTCCGCGGTCAGGTGAAGAAATTAAGAAAACCTGTAATCTCCGTTGCGGACTGA